A single Chloracidobacterium sp. DNA region contains:
- a CDS encoding acetyl ornithine aminotransferase family protein, with the protein MQPNTELQRPVIKTALPGPKALEIINADAQYVTPSYPRPDYKLVAEKGYGVWIEDPDGNIFLDCNAGVAVCSTGHCHPEIVKAISDQAAELIHLCGTDYYYRHMPALGKKLDEIVPIEGPTKSHFANSGAEAIETALKLAMYHTRRQKFISFFGSFHGRTLGALSLTSSKKAQRLGFMRQTLDVVHVPYPNCYQCPFNLGKCSDGTCCMGTVSWIEDRLFNTTTPPEEVAGIVIEVVQGEGGYIPAPTQFIREIRRICDEHGIMMIIDEVQSGMGRTGKMFALDHHEGIKADIVCMAKGIGSGMPIGVCTAKADIMDWHKGAHASTFGGNPVAIASALKTIELLEGGLVDNSRDVGAYLEAGLRRLQDKYECIGDVRGLGLMLGVEFVESRSTGKADAALRDRIEMECFNRGLIILGCGTSVIRWSPPLILTKENADVALEIFDAAIAASV; encoded by the coding sequence ATGCAGCCAAATACAGAACTACAGCGTCCCGTTATCAAAACAGCTCTACCCGGCCCGAAGGCACTTGAGATCATCAATGCCGACGCACAATACGTCACACCGAGCTATCCGCGTCCCGACTATAAACTCGTAGCTGAAAAGGGCTATGGCGTCTGGATCGAAGATCCGGACGGAAATATATTTCTAGATTGCAATGCGGGCGTCGCTGTCTGCTCGACCGGTCATTGCCATCCTGAGATCGTTAAGGCGATCTCAGATCAGGCCGCCGAACTGATCCATCTATGTGGCACTGATTATTATTACCGCCATATGCCGGCACTTGGTAAAAAGCTGGACGAGATCGTACCGATCGAAGGCCCCACGAAATCACATTTTGCAAACAGCGGAGCCGAGGCGATCGAGACCGCATTAAAACTGGCGATGTATCACACTCGCCGACAGAAATTTATCTCGTTTTTCGGATCGTTCCACGGCCGTACGCTCGGGGCATTGTCGTTGACTTCGTCAAAGAAAGCTCAGCGGCTTGGATTTATGCGCCAGACACTCGACGTCGTCCACGTTCCGTACCCGAATTGCTATCAATGCCCTTTCAATCTTGGCAAATGCTCCGACGGCACCTGCTGTATGGGCACTGTCAGTTGGATCGAAGACCGACTCTTCAATACGACCACGCCGCCCGAAGAGGTCGCAGGCATCGTGATCGAGGTCGTACAGGGCGAGGGTGGGTACATTCCCGCACCCACCCAGTTTATTCGTGAGATCCGTCGTATTTGTGACGAACACGGCATAATGATGATAATCGACGAAGTCCAATCAGGGATGGGTCGAACCGGAAAAATGTTTGCACTTGACCATCACGAAGGCATCAAGGCCGACATCGTCTGTATGGCTAAGGGTATCGGTTCGGGAATGCCGATCGGTGTCTGCACGGCGAAGGCCGACATAATGGACTGGCATAAGGGTGCTCACGCATCGACTTTCGGTGGAAATCCGGTGGCGATCGCATCTGCACTCAAGACGATCGAATTACTCGAAGGCGGGCTCGTCGACAACTCCCGTGATGTCGGTGCGTATCTTGAGGCAGGATTGCGTCGCCTGCAGGACAAATATGAATGTATCGGTGACGTTCGCGGACTCGGTTTGATGCTGGGCGTCGAGTTTGTCGAGAGCAGATCTACCGGTAAGGCTGATGCCGCGCTTCGCGACCGTATTGAAATGGAATGTTTCAATCGTGGATTGATCATTCTCGGATGCGGCACAAGTGTCATTCGATGGTCACCGCCGCTGATCTTAACCAAGGAAAACGCCGACGTTGCACTTGAGATCTTTGACGCCGCGATCGCGGCATCGGTTTAG
- a CDS encoding thioredoxin domain-containing protein, translating to MDNSHKFTNHLITETSPYLLQHAHNPVDWYPWGDEAFAKASAEDKPVLVSIGYSACHWCHVMEHESFEDEATAAIMNEHFVNIKVDMEERPDVDQIYMSFVQMTTGRGGWPMNVFITPDKRPFYGGTYFPPAPRYGMPSWRQILKGIADTYRNKREDLIESADRIVGELKKMSVVEAATGTLSTEMLDSAFTSFTQTFDAVNGGFGGAPKFPAAMSLEFLLQYYHRTGDDKALSIVTFTLEKMARGGIYDQLGGGFHRYAVDAIWLVPHFEKMLYDNAQLIRVYLHAYQLTGEEFFKRIATECLEYIKREMLDESGGFYSTQDADSEGVEGKFFVWEPEEIKQILGDDAGAEFCAYFDVSKNGNFEGENILNVKTLGTSPSDCVREGIHKLFAAREQRIKPFRDEKVLTAWNGLMLGAFADAAGVLGNKEYLQIARSNAEFIKRELSRDGRLLRTWKDGTAKLNGYIEDYANVADGLIELFQVSGEFEHLIEAQRLTDLMITEFWDADNGGFFFTSNDHEELVVRNKDFYDNATPSGNSVAADVLLKLAKLTGDAKYERFAITVLRLAASQIRRHPQGFGRSLSALEFHLAETKEIVVVGETGNELERAILAKYRPDSVVLLDNGNAPAEIPLLTDRPKVDGKATLYVCRNFVCSRPVTDIAELDAVING from the coding sequence ATGGATAACTCGCATAAGTTCACAAATCACCTGATCACCGAAACTAGCCCGTACCTTCTGCAGCACGCTCATAATCCCGTTGACTGGTATCCGTGGGGCGACGAGGCCTTTGCAAAGGCTTCGGCCGAGGATAAGCCGGTCTTGGTCAGCATTGGATATTCGGCGTGCCATTGGTGTCACGTGATGGAGCACGAATCATTTGAGGACGAAGCTACCGCGGCGATAATGAACGAGCATTTCGTTAACATCAAAGTCGATATGGAGGAGCGCCCGGATGTCGATCAGATCTATATGAGTTTCGTCCAGATGACGACCGGACGCGGCGGTTGGCCGATGAATGTCTTTATCACACCCGACAAACGACCATTCTACGGCGGCACGTATTTCCCACCGGCACCGCGATATGGAATGCCGTCGTGGCGGCAGATACTCAAAGGCATAGCTGACACGTACCGAAATAAACGTGAAGACCTTATCGAGTCGGCCGATCGAATTGTCGGTGAACTTAAGAAAATGAGCGTTGTCGAGGCTGCGACCGGAACGCTATCGACGGAGATGCTCGACTCGGCGTTTACAAGCTTTACACAGACGTTCGACGCTGTTAACGGAGGCTTTGGCGGAGCCCCGAAATTTCCGGCTGCAATGTCGTTAGAGTTTTTGCTCCAATATTATCACCGAACCGGAGACGATAAGGCTCTGTCGATCGTGACCTTCACCCTAGAAAAAATGGCTCGCGGCGGTATTTACGACCAGCTCGGCGGCGGTTTTCACCGATATGCGGTCGATGCGATCTGGCTGGTGCCGCATTTCGAAAAGATGTTGTACGACAACGCACAATTGATCCGCGTATATCTTCACGCGTACCAGCTTACGGGCGAGGAGTTTTTTAAGCGTATCGCCACCGAGTGCTTGGAATATATTAAACGCGAGATGCTCGATGAGTCAGGCGGGTTCTATTCGACACAAGACGCCGATAGCGAGGGCGTCGAAGGAAAGTTTTTTGTATGGGAGCCGGAGGAGATCAAACAGATCCTGGGCGACGATGCCGGCGCCGAGTTTTGTGCCTACTTTGACGTTTCAAAAAATGGAAATTTTGAAGGCGAGAATATCTTAAATGTTAAAACTCTGGGCACATCGCCTAGTGATTGCGTTCGAGAAGGCATTCATAAGCTATTCGCAGCCAGAGAGCAACGCATCAAGCCCTTTAGAGATGAGAAGGTATTGACCGCTTGGAACGGCCTGATGCTGGGAGCCTTTGCGGACGCCGCGGGCGTACTAGGAAATAAGGAATATCTACAAATCGCCAGATCGAACGCGGAATTCATCAAAAGGGAATTGTCGCGTGACGGGCGACTTTTGCGGACCTGGAAGGACGGCACTGCCAAATTGAACGGCTACATCGAGGACTATGCGAATGTTGCAGATGGCCTGATCGAGCTTTTTCAGGTTTCGGGAGAATTCGAGCATCTGATCGAGGCCCAGCGATTGACGGATCTGATGATCACGGAGTTTTGGGACGCAGACAATGGCGGATTTTTCTTTACGTCTAATGATCACGAGGAACTGGTAGTCCGCAATAAAGATTTCTACGACAACGCAACACCCTCTGGGAATTCGGTTGCTGCGGACGTATTGCTAAAGCTTGCGAAGTTGACGGGCGACGCAAAATACGAGCGGTTCGCGATCACGGTGCTGAGGCTTGCGGCTTCGCAGATCCGGCGTCATCCGCAGGGATTCGGCCGATCGTTGTCTGCTCTCGAATTTCATCTAGCAGAAACGAAAGAGATCGTCGTTGTCGGTGAAACGGGTAACGAACTCGAACGGGCGATCCTTGCCAAATATCGACCGGATTCAGTCGTGTTGCTGGACAACGGCAATGCTCCCGCGGAAATACCGCTACTCACGGATCGACCGAAGGTTGACGGCAAAGCAACATTGTATGTTTGTAGGAATTTTGTCTGTAGTCGGCCTGTGACTGATATTGCGGAATTGGATGCCGTCATCAACGGATAG